In Mytilus edulis chromosome 4, xbMytEdul2.2, whole genome shotgun sequence, the following proteins share a genomic window:
- the LOC139520619 gene encoding sulfotransferase 1C2-like: MEKPQKGKYEFGPITEKDVVVSIKQPGNADTEVLIVEEQEIRLSFQKKGVVPDPRILIPAFQEMECYDDDIFICAYPKCGTHWVWEMCQMIIKGKAEYHSKAKESCMVEFHLPEEYKDEPRPRIFNTHYTPVCLPKQAVEKKSKFILLHRNPKDIITSLYHHMIKTKFNIDSETTWNQFLQYILHNDREVSSNWFFYNKKWAEFTASNDLDVLVMNYEDLKIDTVSCLSKLADFIGYPRDEKMLQEISEKCTVNKMRDAEKERDSGTVVVNSEQVALLYRKGVVGDWKNQFTVAENEQFDAHLKENMNGDHLNFKYEI, translated from the exons ATGGAGAAGccacaaaaaggaaaatatgaatTTG gACCGATTACAGAAAAGGACGTTGTTGTAAGTATCAAACAACCTGGGAATGCTGATACTGAAGTCCTTATTGTTGAAGAGCAAGAGATAAGACTATCCTTCCAAAAGAAAGGGGTGGTACCTGATCCTAGAATTCTTATTCCGGCGTTTCAAGAAATGGAGTGTTATGATGACGATATATTTATTTGTGCTTATCCAAAATGTG GTACACATTGGGTATGGGAGATGTGTCAGATGATAATAAAAGGTAAAGCTGAATATCACTCAAAAGCTAAAGAATCGTGTATGGTTGAATTTCATCTGCCTGAGGAGTACAAAGATGAGCCACGTCCCAGAATATTCAACACCCACTATACCCCAGTGTGTCTTCCAAAACAAGCAGTTGAAAAGAAATCCAAGTTCATTTTACTTCATCGAAATCCAAAGGACATTATTACATCCCTGTATCATCATATGATTAAGACGAAGTTCAATATTGACAGTGAAACAACATGGAATCAGTTTCTGCAATATATCCTCCATAATG ATCGGGAGGTGAGTTCGAATTGGTTCTTTTATAACAAGAAATGGGCAGAGTTTACAGCATCTAACGACCTTGATGTATTGGTAATGAATTACGAAGACCTTAAAATA GATACAGTATCATGTCTTTCAAAACTAGCGGATTTTATAGGATATCCAAGAGATGAAAAGATGTTACAAGAAATAAGTGAAAAATGCACTGTGAATAAAATGAGAGACGCAGAAAAGGAAAGAGACAGTGGAACAGTGGTTGTCAATTCAGAACAAGTAGCATTATTATATAGAAAAG GTGTTGTTGGGGATTGGAAAAACCAGTTTACTGTTGCTGAAAATGAACAATTTGATGCTCATCTCAAGGAAAACATGAATGGAGaccatttaaattttaaatatgaaatttga
- the LOC139521552 gene encoding sulfotransferase 1C2-like encodes MYLLLVHLQKTLQSLFKLADFLGYPREEAFLKEIEEKCSLYKMRDMEKLRESGTEIINSDQVSKLYRKGAVGDWKNHFTVAQNEQFEDLLEKKMNGEDVNYTYEL; translated from the exons ATGTATCTGTTACTTGTACATCTACAGAAAACCCTTCAGAGTTTGTTCAAACTTGCCGACTTCTTAGGTTATCCACGGGAAGaagcatttttaaaagaaatagaagAGAAATGTAGTTTGTACAAAATGCGAGACATGGAAAAGCTAAGAGAAAGTGGAACTGAGATAATTAACTCTGATCAGGTATCCAAGTTGTACAGGAAAG GTGCTGTTGGAGATTGGAAGAATCATTTTACAGTTGCACAGAATGAACAGTTTGAAGATCTGTTGGAGAAAAAAATGAATGGAGAAGATGTAAACTATACATACGAACTATAA